The following coding sequences are from one Sphingomonadaceae bacterium OTU29LAMAA1 window:
- a CDS encoding tryptophan 7-halogenase — MSDRPITTIVIAGGGTAGWMAAATFGRFLEQGYRIRLVESEEIGTVGVGEATIPQIRLFNQALGLDEDAFLRATGGTFKLGISFDGWREPGHSYMHAFGDVGRDVGLIAFQHYWLRASKLGIAKPLVAYALNEVAGRAGRMHRGGPLTAATIPAMPYAFHFDAGLYAAYLRRFAVNRGVERTEGRIAEVERDGESGDVAALVLASGERIAGDLFLDCTGFRGLLIEGALETGYEDWTRWLPCDRAVAVPSANVGSPLPYTRAIAREAGWQWRIPLQHRTGNGHVYCSAFIDQDAATATLLANIEGEPQADPRHLRFTTGRRKLAWNRNVVAMGLASGFLEPLESTSIHLIQSAIARLVKLLPALPIADAVRAEYNRQTDFEIERIRDFLILHYWANGRSEPFWQVCRSMALPDTLQAKIALWQQAGTITREHEELFTEDGWLQVLAGQGVEARAHHPLADQIGAEDLAEYLETLELLYRREANAMPMHGDYIAQHCAAKR; from the coding sequence ATGTCCGACCGGCCCATCACCACGATCGTCATCGCCGGCGGCGGCACCGCGGGGTGGATGGCTGCCGCGACGTTCGGACGGTTCCTCGAGCAGGGCTACCGTATCCGACTGGTCGAATCGGAGGAGATCGGCACAGTCGGCGTGGGGGAGGCGACGATCCCGCAGATCCGCCTGTTCAATCAAGCGCTCGGCCTCGACGAAGACGCGTTCCTCCGCGCGACCGGCGGCACGTTCAAGCTGGGCATCAGCTTCGACGGCTGGCGGGAACCCGGCCACAGCTACATGCATGCATTCGGCGACGTGGGCCGCGACGTCGGGTTGATCGCGTTCCAGCATTACTGGCTCCGCGCCAGCAAGCTGGGGATCGCAAAGCCGCTCGTGGCCTACGCCCTGAACGAGGTCGCGGGCCGCGCCGGGCGCATGCATCGCGGCGGACCGCTGACCGCGGCGACGATCCCGGCGATGCCCTACGCCTTCCATTTCGACGCAGGTCTCTACGCCGCCTACCTCCGTCGGTTCGCGGTCAACCGTGGCGTCGAGAGAACGGAGGGCAGGATCGCGGAGGTCGAGCGCGACGGCGAAAGCGGCGATGTGGCGGCGCTGGTCCTCGCATCGGGCGAGCGGATCGCGGGCGACCTGTTCCTCGACTGCACCGGCTTCCGCGGCCTGCTGATCGAGGGCGCACTCGAGACGGGGTACGAGGACTGGACCCGCTGGCTACCCTGCGACCGCGCGGTTGCGGTGCCGAGCGCCAATGTCGGCTCACCTTTGCCTTACACCCGTGCCATCGCCCGCGAAGCCGGCTGGCAATGGCGCATCCCGTTGCAGCATCGCACCGGCAACGGCCACGTCTATTGCAGCGCCTTCATCGATCAGGATGCGGCGACGGCGACGTTGCTCGCCAATATCGAGGGCGAGCCGCAGGCGGACCCGCGCCACCTGCGCTTCACCACCGGCCGGCGAAAGCTGGCGTGGAACCGCAACGTCGTCGCGATGGGGCTGGCGAGCGGCTTCCTCGAACCGCTGGAATCGACCAGCATCCACCTGATCCAGTCGGCCATCGCGCGGCTGGTCAAGCTGCTTCCGGCGTTGCCGATCGCGGATGCGGTGCGCGCCGAATACAATCGCCAGACCGATTTCGAGATCGAACGCATCCGCGATTTCCTGATCCTGCATTATTGGGCGAACGGCCGGTCCGAACCCTTCTGGCAGGTGTGCCGATCGATGGCGCTGCCCGATACGCTCCAGGCCAAGATCGCGCTGTGGCAACAGGCCGGCACGATCACGCGCGAGCATGAGGAACTGTTCACCGAGGACGGCTGGCTCCAGGTGCTGGCGGGTCAGGGGGTGGAGGCGCGGGCGCACCACCCGCTGGCCGATCAGATCGGGGCAGAGGATCTGGCGGAGTATTTGGAAACTCTGGAATTATTGTACCGGCGAGAGGCCAATGCGATGCCGATGCACGGCGACTATATCGCGCAGCATTGCGCGGCGAAACGCTGA
- a CDS encoding TonB-dependent receptor, whose amino-acid sequence MSHIDSRFSKRARIALRSSSVAIGSILLVTGGAAFAQEAPNPQSPTANPPAAATVQSPAPAAEPTPNQNIAQAQTVDDAAAGDADIVVTGIRASLANSAKIKRNSTLIVDSVSAEDVGKLPDVSIADSLARLPGVTAQRLEGRDQRLSIRGLGPDFSTTLLNGREQVTVGDNRGVEYDQYPSEFFRNVNVYKSADASLIAAGISGTVDLRMLRPLEQSGRIFAINARGQMNGIDNLNPDSSRYGYRASATYVDKFANDTLGIAIGVSGTQTPSQNERYNAWGYNGTGTATSPYILNGAKPYVQSNELKRYGAVGTIEWAPSDRFHSTFDALYSDFTEEQRLRGIEFPLAGQLDDPTNATDNGTTASNLTSQDGFVTGATFNNVFAVQRNDYNKRSAKNLSLGWNNDFKLTDTIHFNVDASWSRAKRTDFLLETNTGTGFGKSGVADTVRITQNGNGTYSIAPTLDYTNTNIFKLTDPQGWGNNGTQQVVQSGFLNQPSFKDDLKSLRASLNGEFEGSLLKSWEVGANYSKRKKTSAYTSYFLCPRGTGTGCTVASGTPRTGNVPSEALLGTNIPLDYLGIPAMLTYDPLYVYNNSLTAAFDGRPSALVRDNRVIEDVYTGYAKLNIDGELGGKAVKGAIGVQVVRSEQRSVGQIASLVGTVVTIAPADQTEKYTNVLPSATFSVELIDNGFVKMGASQTMVRPRLDQERVTQDVAVNIGNIGQTPIGQFPVFSSTGGNVALRPYQSTNIDLSFEKYFDAGGYVALSGYFKDLTDFVDPNNTLPFDFSGLLGALTPAQQAQVTASGQTIGTVSAPANTGRGDVLGVEATLSLPFKAITSTLDGFGAFVSGNYTQSTIKYANAATAITLPGLSKYTASGTVYFEKWGFQARANYRYRSSFLAEVAGLSANPTYRTAKAEGILDAQIGYEFQEGFLRGFSILAQAKNLTDRPFITYQNADPRQVIDYQRYGRDYYVGVTYKF is encoded by the coding sequence ATGTCCCACATCGATTCCCGTTTTTCGAAGCGCGCGCGGATCGCGCTGCGCTCCAGCTCCGTCGCGATCGGCAGCATCCTGCTGGTCACCGGTGGCGCGGCGTTCGCGCAGGAGGCGCCGAACCCGCAGTCGCCGACCGCCAACCCGCCCGCCGCCGCGACCGTACAGTCGCCGGCCCCCGCCGCCGAGCCGACGCCGAACCAGAATATCGCTCAGGCGCAGACGGTCGACGATGCCGCCGCCGGCGATGCGGACATCGTCGTGACCGGCATCCGTGCTTCGCTCGCCAACTCGGCCAAGATCAAGCGTAACTCGACGCTGATCGTCGACAGCGTCTCGGCCGAGGATGTCGGCAAGCTGCCCGACGTCTCGATCGCAGATTCGCTCGCCCGTCTGCCGGGTGTCACCGCACAGCGTCTGGAAGGGCGTGACCAGCGCCTGTCGATCCGCGGCCTCGGCCCCGATTTCTCGACCACGCTGCTCAATGGCCGCGAGCAGGTGACCGTCGGCGACAACCGCGGCGTGGAATACGATCAGTACCCGTCGGAATTCTTTCGCAACGTCAACGTCTACAAGTCCGCCGATGCCTCGCTGATTGCTGCGGGCATTTCCGGCACCGTCGACCTGCGCATGTTGCGTCCGCTGGAACAGTCGGGCCGCATCTTCGCGATCAACGCGCGCGGTCAGATGAACGGCATCGACAATCTCAACCCGGATTCATCGCGCTACGGCTATCGCGCCTCGGCGACCTATGTCGACAAGTTCGCCAACGACACGCTTGGCATCGCCATCGGCGTATCCGGCACGCAGACGCCGTCGCAGAACGAACGCTACAACGCCTGGGGCTATAACGGCACCGGCACCGCCACCAGCCCGTACATCCTCAACGGCGCCAAGCCTTACGTCCAGTCGAACGAACTGAAGCGTTACGGCGCGGTAGGCACGATCGAATGGGCGCCCTCGGACCGCTTCCATTCGACGTTCGACGCTCTCTATTCGGATTTCACCGAGGAACAGCGCCTGCGCGGCATCGAATTCCCACTCGCCGGTCAGCTCGACGATCCGACGAATGCGACCGACAACGGGACGACCGCGTCAAACCTGACGTCGCAGGACGGCTTCGTGACAGGCGCTACGTTCAACAACGTCTTCGCGGTACAGCGCAACGATTATAACAAGCGTTCGGCGAAGAACCTGTCGCTCGGCTGGAACAACGATTTCAAGCTGACCGATACGATCCACTTCAACGTCGACGCCAGCTGGTCGCGCGCCAAGCGCACCGACTTCCTGCTGGAAACCAACACCGGCACCGGCTTTGGCAAGAGTGGCGTCGCCGATACCGTGCGGATCACGCAGAACGGCAACGGCACCTATTCGATCGCGCCGACGCTGGATTACACCAACACCAACATCTTCAAGCTCACCGACCCGCAGGGCTGGGGCAACAACGGCACGCAGCAGGTCGTGCAGTCGGGCTTCCTCAACCAGCCGAGTTTCAAGGACGACCTGAAGTCGCTCCGCGCCAGCCTGAACGGCGAGTTCGAGGGGAGCCTGCTCAAGAGCTGGGAAGTCGGCGCGAATTATAGCAAGCGCAAGAAGACCAGCGCCTACACCTCCTACTTCCTCTGCCCGCGCGGCACCGGCACCGGCTGCACCGTCGCGAGCGGCACGCCGCGTACCGGCAACGTGCCGAGCGAGGCGCTGCTCGGCACCAACATTCCGCTCGATTACCTCGGCATTCCGGCGATGCTGACCTACGACCCGCTGTATGTGTACAACAATTCGCTGACGGCGGCATTCGACGGGCGCCCGTCCGCGCTGGTCCGCGACAATCGAGTGATCGAGGACGTCTATACGGGCTACGCCAAGCTCAACATCGACGGCGAGCTGGGCGGCAAGGCGGTCAAGGGCGCGATCGGCGTTCAGGTCGTCCGATCCGAACAGCGCTCCGTCGGCCAGATCGCCAGCCTCGTCGGTACGGTCGTGACGATCGCGCCCGCTGACCAGACGGAGAAGTACACCAACGTGCTGCCGTCGGCGACCTTCTCGGTCGAGCTCATCGACAACGGCTTCGTTAAAATGGGTGCATCGCAAACCATGGTCCGCCCGCGCCTCGATCAGGAGCGGGTGACGCAAGACGTGGCTGTGAACATCGGCAATATCGGCCAGACGCCGATCGGCCAGTTCCCGGTCTTCTCATCCACCGGCGGCAACGTCGCACTACGGCCGTACCAGTCGACCAACATCGATCTGTCGTTCGAAAAGTATTTCGACGCTGGCGGATACGTCGCGCTGTCGGGCTATTTCAAGGACCTGACCGACTTCGTCGATCCCAACAATACGCTGCCGTTCGACTTCAGCGGTCTGCTCGGGGCATTGACGCCAGCGCAGCAGGCGCAGGTGACCGCGTCGGGACAGACGATCGGCACGGTCAGCGCGCCGGCTAATACGGGGCGTGGCGACGTGCTGGGTGTCGAGGCGACGCTGTCGCTGCCGTTCAAGGCGATCACCAGCACGCTCGACGGCTTCGGCGCCTTCGTCAGCGGCAATTACACGCAGTCGACGATCAAATACGCCAATGCGGCGACCGCCATCACCTTGCCCGGCCTGTCGAAATACACCGCCAGCGGCACCGTCTATTTCGAGAAATGGGGCTTCCAGGCGCGCGCCAACTACCGCTACCGCTCGTCGTTCCTGGCGGAGGTCGCCGGTCTTTCCGCAAATCCGACGTACCGGACGGCCAAGGCGGAAGGCATTCTGGATGCGCAGATCGGCTATGAATTCCAGGAAGGGTTCCTTCGGGGCTTCTCGATCCTGGCGCAGGCCAAGAACCTGACCGACCGGCCGTTCATCACCTATCAGAACGCCGATCCGCGGCAGGTAATCGACTACCAGCGCTATGGCCGCGATTATTACGTCGGCGTCACCTACAAGTTCTAA
- a CDS encoding DUF6445 family protein translates to MNWQVSIERYGIEAQPVVVIDGFADADRFRDDAAFLSFAPIGPHYPGIRAIVAPAMLRDLLARLQPVAAEVFGTAGLEVVDAFYSIVTTPPAALTPIQRLPHFDEVSPTRLALLHYLSPDEGSGTAFYRHRSTGYESIRPDRLASYRTALEMDLQRHGIPDARYIAGDTPVFEQVASYAGRFNRAILYRSNTLHCAQLPEKMALDPDPETGRLTVNTFLNGTF, encoded by the coding sequence ATGAACTGGCAGGTTTCCATCGAGCGGTATGGCATCGAGGCGCAACCCGTAGTGGTGATCGACGGCTTCGCCGATGCGGATCGTTTTCGCGACGACGCTGCTTTCCTGTCGTTTGCACCGATCGGCCCGCACTATCCGGGTATTCGTGCGATCGTGGCACCGGCGATGTTGCGAGATCTGCTCGCGCGGCTGCAGCCGGTCGCGGCCGAGGTGTTCGGGACGGCGGGGCTGGAGGTGGTCGATGCTTTCTATTCCATCGTCACCACGCCGCCTGCCGCACTGACCCCGATCCAGCGGCTGCCGCATTTCGACGAGGTGTCGCCGACGCGTCTCGCGTTGCTCCATTATCTGTCACCCGATGAGGGCAGCGGCACCGCCTTCTACCGGCATCGCAGCACCGGCTACGAATCGATCCGGCCCGATCGGCTGGCGTCCTATCGAACGGCGCTGGAGATGGATTTGCAGCGTCATGGCATACCCGATGCTCGATACATCGCCGGTGACACGCCGGTGTTCGAACAGGTCGCATCGTACGCCGGTCGGTTCAACCGCGCGATCCTGTATCGCTCCAACACGCTGCACTGTGCGCAACTGCCGGAGAAGATGGCGCTCGATCCCGATCCGGAGACGGGACGCCTGACAGTGAATACCTTCCTGAACGGGACGTTTTAG
- a CDS encoding M1 family metallopeptidase, translating into MKLAFATALALTVSTPALAAGSLPTNVVPVVYDISVTPDAQAMTFTGTETVQIDVKAATTTITLNAADLALSAATFDGKLVRYALDKDKQQLTLTLPTAANVGRHTVGFSWSGKIGQSAAGLFAIDYTNQDGSKARMLATQFEAPDARRFAPMWDEPAFKAKFRLKAVAPAGQLAISNMPVTNVAKQANGTQLYSFAETPVMSSYLLYLGMGDLERKTVMAGNVEIGVVTRRGVSGQGDYALEQAKRMLPYYNDYFGQPYPLPKLDMIAGPGSSQFFGAMENWGAIFYFEPELLFDPQRATESGRQRIFTVVAHEMAHQWFGDLVTMQWWDDLWLNEGFASWMENKAANDLNPAWKAEAAAVSSDREAAMGIDATAATHPIIRKIETVDQIGEAFDGITYSKGQAVIGMLESTLGPDTFRKGIRSYMAKYKYGNTVTENLWAELSAAAGQPVAEIAHGYTLQGGVPLVTLSNARCAGGTTTATLAQGRFGLDATSKTPQTWQVPLVVSTLGGGETRTIVTGPATNVSVKSCGTLLLNKGKGSYTRVMYDQPTHDALVRDYTKLPLADRLGTLADDYALAAGGYQDLSRFFSTMGQVGVAADPLEWSLVAGRLGGLGGLYEGTPLADPLRAKSVAILAPVLQRIGFAATPGESPLVGNLRESLVGRLGANGDPEVMRQARTYVGQLAGNPTAIPPAIRQPILSTYAINATAADWEQLLALTKAETNPVAKNRFVSLLGAAKDDTLATRALELLKTDTFTAPQKAALLRAVSGSHPDMAFDWAVANRPLVESFLEESSRSSFIVSLGGGSNDPAMPGKITAFAQTLPETSRSPAKRVVSGIAVRKAAADRLRPAVQAWVAKGK; encoded by the coding sequence ATGAAGCTTGCCTTCGCCACCGCTCTTGCGCTCACCGTATCCACCCCGGCACTCGCCGCGGGCAGCCTTCCGACCAACGTCGTTCCCGTCGTCTACGACATCTCGGTGACGCCGGATGCGCAGGCGATGACCTTCACCGGCACCGAGACGGTGCAGATCGACGTCAAGGCCGCGACCACCACGATCACGCTGAACGCCGCTGATCTGGCGCTGTCGGCCGCGACCTTCGACGGCAAACTGGTCCGCTATGCGCTGGACAAGGACAAGCAGCAGCTGACGCTGACGCTGCCGACCGCGGCGAACGTCGGCCGCCACACCGTCGGCTTCAGCTGGAGCGGCAAGATCGGCCAGTCCGCCGCCGGGCTGTTTGCGATCGATTACACCAATCAGGACGGATCGAAGGCGCGGATGCTCGCGACCCAATTCGAGGCTCCCGATGCGCGGCGGTTCGCACCGATGTGGGACGAGCCGGCGTTCAAGGCGAAGTTCCGGCTGAAGGCGGTCGCGCCCGCCGGCCAGCTCGCGATCTCGAACATGCCCGTCACCAATGTGGCGAAGCAGGCGAACGGGACGCAGCTTTACAGTTTCGCCGAGACGCCGGTGATGTCGAGCTATCTCCTGTACCTCGGCATGGGCGATCTGGAGCGCAAGACCGTGATGGCCGGAAACGTCGAGATCGGCGTCGTCACCCGCCGCGGCGTGTCGGGGCAGGGCGATTACGCGCTGGAACAGGCGAAGCGGATGCTGCCCTATTACAACGATTATTTCGGCCAGCCCTATCCGCTGCCCAAGCTCGACATGATCGCCGGCCCCGGTTCCAGCCAGTTCTTTGGCGCGATGGAGAATTGGGGTGCGATCTTCTACTTCGAGCCCGAATTGCTGTTCGATCCGCAGCGCGCGACCGAGAGCGGGCGTCAGCGTATCTTCACCGTCGTCGCGCATGAAATGGCGCACCAATGGTTCGGCGATCTCGTCACCATGCAATGGTGGGACGACCTGTGGCTGAACGAAGGCTTCGCGTCGTGGATGGAGAACAAGGCGGCGAACGACCTCAATCCGGCGTGGAAGGCGGAAGCTGCGGCGGTATCGAGCGATCGCGAGGCCGCGATGGGCATCGACGCGACGGCCGCAACGCATCCGATCATCCGCAAGATCGAGACCGTCGACCAGATCGGCGAGGCGTTCGACGGCATCACCTATTCGAAGGGGCAGGCCGTGATCGGCATGCTCGAATCGACGCTGGGGCCGGATACGTTCCGCAAGGGCATCCGCAGCTACATGGCGAAGTACAAATACGGTAACACGGTCACCGAAAACCTGTGGGCGGAACTGTCCGCAGCCGCCGGACAACCGGTGGCGGAGATCGCGCATGGCTATACGTTGCAGGGCGGGGTGCCACTGGTGACGCTGTCGAACGCGCGCTGCGCCGGCGGCACCACGACGGCGACGCTGGCGCAGGGGCGGTTCGGGCTGGATGCCACATCGAAGACGCCGCAGACGTGGCAGGTGCCGCTGGTCGTCAGCACGCTGGGTGGCGGCGAGACGCGGACGATCGTCACTGGTCCGGCGACCAATGTGTCGGTCAAGAGCTGCGGCACGCTGCTGCTCAACAAGGGCAAGGGTAGCTATACCCGCGTCATGTACGACCAGCCGACCCATGACGCGCTGGTCCGCGACTATACGAAGCTGCCGCTGGCGGACCGGCTGGGAACGCTGGCCGACGACTACGCTTTGGCAGCCGGTGGTTATCAGGACCTGTCGCGCTTCTTCTCCACGATGGGGCAGGTCGGCGTCGCGGCCGATCCGCTCGAATGGTCGCTGGTTGCCGGGCGCCTGGGTGGCCTCGGCGGGCTGTACGAGGGAACGCCCCTCGCCGATCCGCTGCGTGCGAAGTCGGTCGCCATCCTCGCGCCGGTGCTCCAGCGCATCGGGTTCGCCGCCACGCCGGGTGAATCCCCGCTGGTCGGCAACCTTCGCGAAAGCCTCGTCGGACGGCTCGGCGCGAATGGCGATCCCGAGGTGATGCGGCAGGCGCGCACCTATGTCGGGCAGCTTGCTGGCAACCCGACCGCGATCCCGCCCGCGATCCGCCAGCCAATCCTGTCCACCTACGCGATCAACGCCACCGCTGCGGACTGGGAGCAGCTGCTGGCGCTGACCAAGGCGGAGACGAACCCGGTCGCCAAGAACCGCTTCGTCTCGCTGCTGGGTGCGGCGAAGGACGATACGCTGGCGACGCGGGCGCTGGAGCTGTTGAAGACGGACACCTTCACCGCCCCGCAAAAGGCGGCGCTGCTGCGTGCGGTGTCGGGCAGCCATCCCGACATGGCGTTCGACTGGGCGGTCGCAAATCGCCCGCTGGTCGAGAGTTTCCTCGAGGAAAGCAGCCGTTCGAGCTTCATCGTGAGCCTGGGCGGTGGATCGAACGATCCCGCCATGCCGGGCAAGATCACTGCGTTCGCCCAGACGCTGCCGGAAACCTCACGCAGCCCGGCTAAGCGGGTCGTGTCGGGTATCGCCGTGCGCAAGGCGGCGGCGGACCGCCTGCGTCCGGCGGTGCAGGCCTGGGTCGCCAAAGGGAAGTGA
- a CDS encoding nitronate monooxygenase family protein — translation MTLTIFDRLRLPVIGSPLFIISGPELVIAQCKAGIVGSFPALNARPQALLDEWLHRITEELAAHNRDYPDAPAAPFAVNQIVHKSNDRLEADLETCAKWQVPIVITSLGAREDLNTAVHGWGGITLHDVIDDRFARKAVEKGADGLIAVAAGAGGHAGKLSPFAIIQEIRQWFDGPLALSGSIATGGAVLAAQAMGADFAYIGSPFIATAEANAAPEYKESIVASRAADIVYSNLFTGVHGNYLRSSIAASGLDPDNLPEGDLKTMDFGGGNGSKAKAWRDIWGSGQGIGVVDRVESVADRVARLSSEYAAAKARLAG, via the coding sequence ATGACACTCACCATCTTTGACCGCCTGCGCCTGCCCGTGATCGGTTCGCCGCTGTTCATCATCTCCGGTCCGGAACTGGTGATCGCGCAATGCAAGGCCGGGATCGTCGGCTCGTTCCCCGCGCTCAACGCGCGGCCCCAGGCGCTGCTTGACGAATGGCTCCACCGGATTACCGAGGAACTGGCCGCGCACAATCGCGATTATCCCGACGCACCCGCCGCGCCGTTCGCGGTCAACCAGATCGTCCACAAATCGAACGATCGGCTGGAGGCCGACCTCGAAACCTGCGCCAAATGGCAGGTGCCGATCGTCATCACCTCGCTGGGCGCGCGCGAGGATCTGAACACCGCAGTCCATGGCTGGGGCGGGATCACATTGCACGACGTCATCGACGATCGCTTCGCCCGCAAGGCGGTGGAGAAGGGCGCCGACGGCCTGATCGCGGTGGCGGCGGGCGCGGGTGGCCATGCCGGCAAGCTGTCGCCGTTCGCCATCATCCAGGAAATCCGCCAATGGTTCGACGGGCCGCTCGCGCTATCCGGCTCGATCGCAACCGGCGGCGCGGTGCTGGCGGCGCAGGCGATGGGCGCCGATTTCGCCTATATCGGCTCACCCTTCATCGCGACCGCCGAGGCGAATGCCGCTCCCGAATACAAGGAGTCGATCGTCGCCAGCCGGGCAGCGGACATCGTCTATTCCAACCTGTTCACCGGCGTACACGGCAACTACCTGCGCAGCTCGATCGCCGCATCGGGTCTCGACCCCGACAATCTGCCCGAGGGCGATCTCAAGACGATGGATTTCGGCGGCGGCAACGGATCGAAAGCCAAAGCGTGGCGCGACATCTGGGGATCGGGTCAGGGCATCGGTGTCGTCGATCGCGTCGAGAGCGTCGCGGACCGTGTCGCACGTCTATCGAGCGAATATGCTGCGGCGAAGGCGCGGCTGGCGGGCTAA
- a CDS encoding DUF1465 family protein, which produces MTGRSNESRIHRRLIDALYTEAMLLADEARSYFDEAGRAEREALDPLIRVGFSCESLKVTTRLMHVIAWLLTQRAVDAGELKPRDALDAARRLGGAPQFDADLVGALPQRARALVEASANLHRRVGMLDAAQETQPDHSPVHQLHNRLALAF; this is translated from the coding sequence ATGACCGGTCGCAGCAATGAATCCCGCATCCATCGTCGACTGATCGACGCCCTCTATACGGAGGCCATGCTGCTTGCGGACGAGGCGCGTTCATATTTCGACGAGGCCGGCCGTGCCGAGCGCGAGGCGCTGGACCCGCTGATCCGGGTAGGGTTTTCCTGCGAATCGCTGAAGGTCACGACACGCCTGATGCACGTCATCGCGTGGCTCCTGACCCAGCGCGCAGTCGACGCCGGTGAATTGAAGCCGCGCGATGCGCTGGATGCAGCGCGACGACTGGGCGGCGCGCCGCAATTCGATGCCGATCTGGTCGGCGCACTGCCGCAGCGTGCACGCGCGCTGGTGGAGGCGAGCGCGAACCTCCATCGACGTGTCGGAATGCTCGACGCCGCGCAGGAGACGCAGCCAGATCACAGCCCGGTGCATCAGCTGCACAACCGGTTGGCGCTGGCGTTCTGA
- a CDS encoding DUF465 domain-containing protein codes for MDEAQIIARLDLLRIEHRDLDAAIDALALTGVPDQLQIARLKKRKLRLRDEIANCEDQLIPDIIA; via the coding sequence ATGGACGAAGCGCAGATCATCGCCCGGCTCGACCTGCTGCGGATCGAGCATCGCGACCTCGACGCGGCGATCGATGCGCTGGCACTCACCGGCGTGCCCGACCAGTTGCAGATCGCGCGGCTGAAGAAGCGCAAGCTGCGGCTGCGCGACGAGATCGCCAATTGCGAAGATCAATTGATCCCGGACATCATCGCTTGA
- a CDS encoding DUF465 domain-containing protein: MQTTHQQALETKHAALDRRIADEAHRPMPNSAMIADLKRKKLKLKEELSGL, from the coding sequence ATGCAGACGACGCATCAGCAGGCCCTGGAGACCAAGCATGCGGCACTCGACCGCCGCATCGCAGACGAAGCTCATCGCCCGATGCCCAACTCCGCGATGATTGCCGACCTGAAACGGAAGAAGCTGAAACTGAAGGAAGAGCTCAGCGGGCTCTAG
- a CDS encoding PilZ domain-containing protein, translated as MDSFSYDPSSKADDAGGSQRSRSRDSLFLMAQLRFNGETTVREVRVRNLSEGGLMVDCTNVKDTGTPVSLDLRGIGEVEGKVAWCTEGRIGIALDRPIDPKRARKPVTGKR; from the coding sequence ATGGACAGCTTCTCCTACGACCCGTCTTCCAAGGCCGATGACGCCGGCGGGTCGCAGCGCAGCCGTTCGCGTGACAGCCTGTTCCTGATGGCGCAGCTTCGTTTCAACGGAGAGACGACGGTGCGCGAGGTGCGGGTCCGTAATCTGTCCGAAGGCGGCCTGATGGTCGATTGTACCAACGTGAAGGATACCGGCACGCCGGTCAGCCTCGATCTGCGCGGTATCGGCGAGGTAGAGGGCAAGGTCGCCTGGTGCACCGAAGGTCGCATCGGTATCGCACTCGATCGACCGATCGACCCGAAGCGTGCGCGCAAGCCGGTGACGGGCAAGCGCTGA
- the dksA gene encoding RNA polymerase-binding protein DksA: protein MATQVSRVHDMNSNPLPANDADDGYRPSADEPFMSLRQQAYFRDKLLKWKDAILQDAAGTLNQLQLDSLRESDLTDRASSETDWSIELRTRDRQRKLVSKIEAAIRRIDEGEYGYCEVTGEPISLGRLEARPIATMTLEAQERHERNEKISRED, encoded by the coding sequence ATGGCAACGCAAGTCAGTCGCGTACACGATATGAATTCCAATCCGTTACCGGCCAATGATGCCGATGATGGATATCGGCCGAGTGCCGACGAACCGTTCATGAGCCTGCGACAGCAGGCGTATTTCCGTGACAAATTGCTGAAGTGGAAGGACGCGATCCTGCAGGACGCGGCCGGTACGCTAAACCAGCTGCAACTCGATTCCTTGCGTGAGTCGGACCTGACCGACCGGGCGTCGAGCGAAACTGACTGGTCTATCGAGTTACGTACCCGCGATCGGCAGCGGAAGCTGGTGTCCAAGATCGAAGCGGCGATCCGGCGCATTGATGAGGGCGAATACGGCTATTGCGAGGTGACCGGCGAACCGATCAGCCTCGGCCGGCTGGAGGCGCGCCCGATCGCCACGATGACGCTGGAGGCGCAGGAACGTCACGAGCGCAACGAAAAGATCTCGCGAGAGGATTGA